The DNA segment GCGAACTGTTTCCGAGTGCAACGAATCGAATAGGACCTTCGGCAAACTTGGATGTGGGACATCGTTTCGCCCCGCCAGCGGGGCTCTTACCTTTTCTCTCATGGGTACCCCGCCCTCGCTCCGCAAAGAGCGCGGAGCTTCAGACGGGGCTACATTCTTCGAGCCCTACGGGCCTAAAGCAAGGGATACAGATCCCTTGGGACCGCAGAACCGCCAAGGGGGTGAACTTTGTAGGTCGGGGGCGGGGATGGAACGGGCCGGTAGCCCGGAACCCGTCGACACGATTCGAATCCATTTTCTTTTTTCTGTGATGAGATTAGACTAAGCCCCTACTCATAGAGGGAGGGCCTATGCGAAAACTGGGAATTATTCTCGGAATTGTCGCTGCAATCATTGTGTTGGCAGCGGTTGCAGTGTGGGCACTTTTTGATGTGAATCGCTATCGCGGACGCATCCAGGCGGAGTTGGAGCAGCGCACCGGCAGGGCGGTGACCCTCGGGAACATGAACCTGGGATTGTTGCCTCCCCGGTTCCATGCTGAGAACCTGCGGATCGGCGAAGATCCCAAATTCGGCGGATCCCAGCCCTTTGTTCATGCCGAGCGGCTGGATGTCAGCGTTCACCTGCTCCCTTTGCTCTCGGGACACTTCGAAATTGACTCTCTCGATTTGCAGCAGCCGCAGGTCGAGCTCGTGAAGAACAGCCAGGGAGTCTGGAATTTCTCTTCGCTGGGTTCCAGCCCCTCTCAAGTTTCTTCGCCGGGATCGGCAGGCGCTCAGACCCCGTCCGGCGATTCAACGCCTTCGTTCTCTCTGGGCCAACTTGCTGTCCATGGCGGCCAGGTAGCCCTGACGGACCTTCAGAAAGGCGAGGCGCGCACCGTCTACGACCATATCGATTTGACTCTGCGGAATTATGCCTCGGGGAAGCCATTCTCCATTGAAGTTGCGGCTCATCTGCCGGGCAAGGGCGCGCAGGAGCTAAAACTCCAGGGTGAATTGGGTCCCCTGTCAGAGGGCGACCCGGCCGGAACGCCTTTTCACGGCACGCTGAACCTCAAGGAAGTCGGCATTGCGGGATTGCAGAAGTTCCTGGGTATCGGCGCATTGTCCAATGCCGATGGCATGTTGTCGGCAACGGCCAAGCTCGACAGTACTTCCGGCAAAGTGTCCGTTGCGGGCGATTTGAAAGCAGAAAAGATGCGAGTTCATGGCCAGGACATTGACTATCCCATCCTGGCCACCTATGAAATAACCGACGATCTGAAAGGCGATCTGATCAGTATTGAGCGGACCACCATCCAGCTCGGGCCAACGCCATTCTCCATCAGCGGTACCGTAAACACTCGACCCACCCCCGTGCACCTTGACCTCATTTTAAAGGCCGGCAATGTCTCCATCCTCGAGGTTGCCCGGTTGGCGTCATCTTTCGGGGTCGCCTTTTCACGGGACACAACTGTGAACGGACGGACCAGCGCCGACCTTCGGGCTCAAGGTCCAGCCAACAATCCCACCGTCACGGGTACGCTGACGGGACAGGGACTGGTGATCACCGGCAAAGCGGTCCCCCAGCCCGTCGGAGTTCGCTCGGTGGAACTGACCCTGACCCCGACCGAAATTCGCTCCAACAGCTTTGATGCCACTTCCGGAAAGACCACGGTCAACGTGCGCTTTGTCCTTCAGAACTACGCATCGAAGTCCCCTACCCTGGATGCGGCGCTGCGTGCTCCTTCTGCCACACTGCCGGAGTTCCTGAGCATCCTCAAGGCCTGCGGTGTCACCGGCCTCGATAAGATCAGCGGCTCGGGAACCATCGATGCGGACCTGAATGCCTCCGGCCCGTTGGAGTCGGTGGCCTCGACCGAAATCCTCAAAAAGCTCAACGGGAATGTGCGCTTGAACTTCACCACCGTGCGGGTGGCGGGGACGGATGTTGGCTACCAGCTGGCTTCGATTGGAGGGTTCCTGAAGTCGGCTCAAAAAGACCAGGGGGCTACCAACATCTCCCGCTTGACGGGGAACATTCAAATCAAAAATGGTATAGCCCAGACGAACGACCTGCAGGCCCTGCTCGATATCGGAAACATCGGGGCGACCGGCACCGCCAATCTCGCAACCGAGACCCTGGATCTACGCATGAATGCCGTCCTGTCGAAGGTGTTCAGTCAGACGGTGGGGGGCACGAGCATCAGCGGGTACATGAACACCGTGTTGGCCAACAGTGTGGGCGAGCTGGTGATTCCCGCGATTGTGACCGGTACCTTCCAGAATCCGAAGTATGCGCCCGACCTCAAGCGGATGGCCCAGATGAAGCTCAAAGGACTGCTCCCCAGCTCCGATAATCCCTCCGCCGGCATATCCACGCTATTGGGTGGGTTGTTGGGAAAGAAAGAGGCGAACAAGGACCAACAGCCCGGGCAGAACGCAACCCCTGCCAATACCCTTGACCAGCTTCTGCGCGGGCTGATTCCCGAGAAGAAGAAACCGCAACCGCCACCAAAGTAAAATTCGTACCGGTTTGAATTTTGGGACGAGCTTCACTGTCAACAACCCATCCAAAATGATCCGGCGGCCTCAGAGCGACCGCAGGAACGCGAGGAGCTGTTGTTTCGCGCGAACCTTCAAGGCGATGAACTTGAGCCGCTCGACCGTGGCCTCTCCCCGGTGCCGCAGGATGGCATCGGTGAAGGTGAGCGATGTGCCGTCGTGCATGAGCCGGCTCCGGGTGCGGACGCCCCACAGCGGCGGCGTGCGCATCCGGTTGGCAGTCAATTCGTACTTCGGCTGCATGTCCCGGTACAGTTTCCCGTAATGTTCCTCGACGGGAATTGAGATGCCGTCGCCCGTCCCCACATCGTGCAGCAGGAAATCACTAAAGGGATGAAACGTCTTGGCGCCCAAGGCGGTCGGGACTGTGAACGCACCCCCGTTAATCTGCGTTCCCGCCGGCTCGGTCTGCAAGGTGCGAACATGACACCGCGCGCAACCGACGGAGTCAAAAAGCTCCGACCCCTTCTTTGCGTCATCGGTCTGGGCGAGTTTGGCGTCCCTCGGAGGAGCCTTGGTGGCACGCATGAAGCGTGCAAAATGGTCGATATCCGCCAGCCCGTCATCCCCCGTCTTGTCTTCAGGGTCCTTCACCGTGTCGCAAACGCTCGTGATTTCATCGGGCTGAAGGCGGCTGGTGATCCCCATTTCATTGAGGTACGCATCGGCGGCGAAGGAGAGCAAGCTGGCATGCTGGTCCTTCCAGCCGAACTTTCCAATGGCATATTTCCCGGGGGACTCCAGCACCGGCACCGAAATGGCCTTGCCACAGATCCTGCCGTGCGTTTCGCGGCACTGGCGAGACGCGATCTCCGTGAAGGTTGCATCCGACACCGCCTCCACGAACCCGTCTCCCAGGAGGTTCAATGAAGTCCGGAGCGTTCGGATATTCTCCGTTTCCGGCACACGTTCCTGGATTTCGTGGTCCGGGAAGGATCCATTCGGACAAATGGCACGATCATTGATGAGGGACCGGCCAGTGATCAGCACGCTACCATCCGCGATCGGAATACTGGGATTGACGAAGTTCCCCTTGTGGTCTCGATGGCCCACGCGCAACTCCGTGACCTGGCTGAGACCCCCCGACTGCGGGCTCTGGTGGCACTCCCGGCAGGATTGGGCATTGTAAATCGGGCCGAGCCCATCGGAGATCACTTCGACCCCGTCAAAAATTCCCAGGTCAACCTGATGCGTCGGGGTATCTACAAAACCGTTGCTGGCACCATCAAACGCCGCCGGGGCCTCCTCCGGCCCTGACCCGGCAGCGATCAAGAGCAATCCCAATGCGAGGAGCGCGAGAGTGCAAAGAAGAGTTCTCATAAGCACCTCCTGTGATTTAGATTGAGTTCTGAAAGCGGATGGAGTTACAGCTGAATGTTGAATGGAACCACTTCCAAAGTCCCCTCGACTCCGGAAGTCGCTGAACATGAAGCTCCTGCCACATCCGGCCCGCCTCTTCACCTGTCCCGATACAAATCGGGAAGCTGCTGCCGAAGATGCTCGACCTTCGGAAGATCGTTGAAGACGATGTAAGGGTTGTGGGGATGTTTGGCGGCATAATCCTGATGGTAGTCCTCGGCGGGATAAAATCCGCTCAGGGCCACGACCTGGGTCACGATCGACCGCGAAAATGCCCTGCCCTGGTTGAGCTGATCGATATAGGCTTGGGCGATACGTCGTTGCCCTTCATTGGCGAAAAAGATGGCCGAGCGGTACTGCGTGCCGGTGTCCGGTCCCTGCCGATTGAGCTCCGTGGGATCATGCGCCACCGAGAAGAACACCTTGAGCAGTTGGCCAAACGAAACCTGGGAAGGGTCGTAAACGATTCTCACCGATTCGGCATGTCCCGTCTCACCCGAACTCACGTCCTCATAATCCGGGTTCTTAACGGAGCCGCCGGAGTATCCTGAGGTCGCACTGCTCACCCCCTTCACGTGTTCGAACACGGCCTGAATCCCCCAGAAGCATCCACCGGCAAGGACGACGGTCTGTTTCCCCGCCTTCGCGGCCAGAGGGTCGTCGATGACCGGATTGGGTATCTTCAGGGAGGCCGCCCCGGAGGCGCTGCACGCCTCCAAAACAACCAGAACAAGCAAACTGGAAACGAAAGCCATCCTGCGGACAAGAGAGCGGGACATTTCGAGATCTCCTTCTTGCGAACAATCCCCGGGCGGAGCCCGCCTGTTGATTTCCATGGCGGCCAGCCGGGCTATCCCTTTCACGCGGAGAAAGCAGCGTCTTTCCTGTCAATTTTGGATTTCCACTTCAAGTGGAAATCCAATGGATTGTCGGAAGAGATTAGATTTTATACCCGCGCGCCCCGGTTCGGAAGCTTAAATTAGTGAGTGTGCCGCTTCTTTCGAGCCAAGTGTTGTTCCAGAGCGTCCAGCCGGATCTCCCCGAACCGGCGGTAATGGTCCAGCCACGCCGTGGCGCGTTGCAGGGGTCGGGCGACGAGCCGGCAATGGTGCTGCCGGCCCTGAATCTCGCGCCTCACGAGGCCGCTCGTTCCAGCACCCTGATGTGTTTCAAAACGGCGCTCAGCAACATCGGGAATGACCGTGTCTCCGGCTGTCGTGTTATACTCACCACCCCATGACTTTCGACGACTATCGGCGTTTCTACGCCGATGAAATCCGCTTTGCGGCCAATATCACCTCACCCGCGCTCATCGAGGCTTTTGCGCGTGTGCCAAGGGAGAAGTATCTCGGCCCCGGACCTTGGCAGATCGCGTTTCCCGACCTGGCCCGAGGGGGAGCCGTCCACACGACCATCGACGACCCGCGCCATCTTTATCACAATGTACTGATCTCGCTCGACGCCGCTCGCAACCTGAGCAACGGTCAACCCGGCTCGTTGGCGCACTGGATCAATGCGCTGAACCTGAAGGCAGGGGATCGTGTCTTCCACCTGGGTTGCGGCGTCGGCTACTACACGGCGATCATGGCCGAAGTGGTGGGAGCGGGCGGCAGCCTCGTGGCCGTTGAGGTGGACGCCGGTCTGGCGGCCCGCGCCAAGGAGAACCTGGCTGATTATCCTAATGTAACGGTGCACGCCGGGGACGGCGCAACCGTTGATCCGGGCCGCTGCGATGCCATGCTCATCAACGCCGGAGTGACCCATCCGCATCCTCCCTGGCTTGAGCGGTTAGGCCAGGGCGGGCGCATGGTCCTCCCTATCACGGTCGCCCGGGGAACCACGGGATTGGGCCAGGGCGTCATGGTAAAGATCGTCCGCAAGCGCGGCGACTTCACCGCCGACATCGTTACCTATGTGGCTATCTATTCATGCTCGAGCGTGCGCGATCCGGAGTTGGAGCTGGTTCTTGGAAAGGCCATCGCCACGGGGGCGCTGATGAAATTGAAGTCGGTGCGGCGGGATTTTCACGAGCCGGCCGACACCTGCCTGGTCCACGGCCGCGAGGTTTGTCTCAGCAGCGCTGAAGTGGCGACAGGGCTCGAGGGTGCAGCGCGGACGGCAGAATAGCAATTATTGAGGATGATAAATTACAGTGACACATGAAAGCATCTCGCGAAATGGTGTGCTTGGGTAGCCGGGATCCCCAAGAACGGGATCCCGGCTACCAAAGCTTCCAGGTCTACTAATGCGGAGATACTCCTGGCTCTTGTGCGGCGTTATGGTGTTTTCAGTCCCCCTGAGTGGACAGTCGCCGGAGAATCCGGTTCGTACCATCCCTCTGCCGGCGGGTTGCCAGCATCCCTTTCGAGAGCTCTATCGATACAACGAAGGGCGACGGCTCGGCCTTCAAGCCAGCGTCGGTTTTTGCCGCATCATCATATCCAATGGCAGCGTAAGGGAGTTTGCGGAGGGTCGAATAGAGAGCGTGACGCCTTCGCCGAAAGGACGATCGGTAGCGATCGTTAATAGGTCCTACCGCATCGCGGTCCAGGATGATGAAGGTCGGTCGCAATTTGACGGGCAACTTGAGTCCACCGAATTGGCTGCCATTTACTGGAGTAGCGAT comes from the Terriglobia bacterium genome and includes:
- a CDS encoding AsmA family protein; translated protein: MRKLGIILGIVAAIIVLAAVAVWALFDVNRYRGRIQAELEQRTGRAVTLGNMNLGLLPPRFHAENLRIGEDPKFGGSQPFVHAERLDVSVHLLPLLSGHFEIDSLDLQQPQVELVKNSQGVWNFSSLGSSPSQVSSPGSAGAQTPSGDSTPSFSLGQLAVHGGQVALTDLQKGEARTVYDHIDLTLRNYASGKPFSIEVAAHLPGKGAQELKLQGELGPLSEGDPAGTPFHGTLNLKEVGIAGLQKFLGIGALSNADGMLSATAKLDSTSGKVSVAGDLKAEKMRVHGQDIDYPILATYEITDDLKGDLISIERTTIQLGPTPFSISGTVNTRPTPVHLDLILKAGNVSILEVARLASSFGVAFSRDTTVNGRTSADLRAQGPANNPTVTGTLTGQGLVITGKAVPQPVGVRSVELTLTPTEIRSNSFDATSGKTTVNVRFVLQNYASKSPTLDAALRAPSATLPEFLSILKACGVTGLDKISGSGTIDADLNASGPLESVASTEILKKLNGNVRLNFTTVRVAGTDVGYQLASIGGFLKSAQKDQGATNISRLTGNIQIKNGIAQTNDLQALLDIGNIGATGTANLATETLDLRMNAVLSKVFSQTVGGTSISGYMNTVLANSVGELVIPAIVTGTFQNPKYAPDLKRMAQMKLKGLLPSSDNPSAGISTLLGGLLGKKEANKDQQPGQNATPANTLDQLLRGLIPEKKKPQPPPK
- the msrA gene encoding peptide-methionine (S)-S-oxide reductase MsrA, yielding MSRSLVRRMAFVSSLLVLVVLEACSASGAASLKIPNPVIDDPLAAKAGKQTVVLAGGCFWGIQAVFEHVKGVSSATSGYSGGSVKNPDYEDVSSGETGHAESVRIVYDPSQVSFGQLLKVFFSVAHDPTELNRQGPDTGTQYRSAIFFANEGQRRIAQAYIDQLNQGRAFSRSIVTQVVALSGFYPAEDYHQDYAAKHPHNPYIVFNDLPKVEHLRQQLPDLYRDR
- a CDS encoding methyltransferase domain-containing protein: MTFDDYRRFYADEIRFAANITSPALIEAFARVPREKYLGPGPWQIAFPDLARGGAVHTTIDDPRHLYHNVLISLDAARNLSNGQPGSLAHWINALNLKAGDRVFHLGCGVGYYTAIMAEVVGAGGSLVAVEVDAGLAARAKENLADYPNVTVHAGDGATVDPGRCDAMLINAGVTHPHPPWLERLGQGGRMVLPITVARGTTGLGQGVMVKIVRKRGDFTADIVTYVAIYSCSSVRDPELELVLGKAIATGALMKLKSVRRDFHEPADTCLVHGREVCLSSAEVATGLEGAARTAE